A single Brassica rapa cultivar Chiifu-401-42 chromosome A04, CAAS_Brap_v3.01, whole genome shotgun sequence DNA region contains:
- the LOC117133570 gene encoding uncharacterized protein LOC117133570, translating into MLYCFQFSGMELELPNRLYGEGLEPQVKKINNSCRLKLLELLKEKMEPEFDEVMKDPIFSQITVIQKNDLKFSARLVHSFLCKELMTSKRHEKWFTFARRPLRFGLQEYHAVTGLKVKRKNNSGLVTWKDDDGFWSKQIKTNGKINLQIIKKKHLEESNTWTWVDRVGLIYLCVIMGVVMEKDEKVNIPHLYMKLAMNLEKLRNYSWGLYSFDFLLKQIDKRRHKLEQKEGYLMEGFLFGFQIWIMEAVPALGEICGTKVSKNFTGPLCGNWRGCAKCSYEDIIGVENLFPENGILHSFMESHIDGVVLLATDFVQKDEKKDERVDRILDMINSKHDWNNHVWGVKEAMNSEFEESGEEKGEDQTADTESGENSHVAGNVDGTADVSGRNKRKHADRGAESRKKNVLCHLAASSKGNIDTDMKNFLEDLVEASFTTFGEKFCQQFSDRLGKIETEVTQLMTASERTEQFETVVTDRLGKIEAEVTQLRTTLVVTELVGKSDQASGPSMTKINSGPSTSKKGTAPSKKKVTTKRKS; encoded by the exons AGTTGCTGAAAGAAAAAATGGAACCAGAATTCGATGAAGTTATGAAAGATCCCATTTTTTCACAGATTACGGTTATCCAGAAGAATGATCTGAAGTTTTCGGCGAGGTTGGTACACTCTTTCTTGTGTAAGGAGTTGATGACAAGCAAGAGACATGAGAAGTGGTTCACTTTCGCTAGGAGACCTCTGCGTTTTGGATTGCAAGAGTATCATGCTGTCACTGGTCTGAAAGTGAAGCGAAAGAATAACAGTGGGTTAGTGACATGGAAAGATGATGATGGTTTTTGGAGCAAGCAGATAAAGAcaaatggaaaaataaatttgcaGATCATAAAAAAGAAGCATTTGGAAGAGAGCAATACCTGGACTTGGGTTGATAGGGTGGGACTGATATATCTTTGCGTTATTATGGGTGTGGTGATGGAGAAGGATGAGAAGGTGAATATCCCGCATCTGTACATGAAGTTGGCGATGAATTTGGAAAAGCTTCGGAATTACTCATGGGGTCTGTATTCGTTTGATTTCCTTCTGAAGCAAATTGATAAAAGAAGGCATAAATTAGAGCAGAAAGAGGGGTATCTGATGGAAGGATTCTTGTTTGGTTTCCAAATTTGGATAATGGAAGCTGTTCCTGCTTTAGGAGAGATTTGTGGCACAAAAGTCAGTAAAAATTTTACAGGTCCACTGTGTGGTAATTGGAGAGGATGTGCAAAATGTTCTTATGAAGATATCATTGGCGTTGAGAACTTATTCCCAGAAAAT GGGATTTTGCATTCATTCATGGAATCCCACATAGATGGAGTGGTCCTTTTGGCAACTGATTTTGTACAGAAGGATGAGAAGAAAGATGAAAGAGTAGATCGCATTTTGGATATGATCAATAGTAAACATGATTGGAACAATCATGTTTGGGGAGTAAAAGAAGCTATGAATTCTGAATTTGAGGAATCTGGCGAAGAGAAAGGAGAGGATCAAACAGCTGATACTGAGAGTGGTGAAAATAGTCATGTTGCAGGGAATGTTGATGGCACAGCTGATGTTTCGGGAAGAAACAAGAGAAAGCATGCAGACCGAGGAGCAGAGTCAAGGAAGAAGAATGTTTTGTGTCACCTAGCTGCTTCATCAAAAGGAAATATTGACACAGATATGAAAAATTTCTTGGAGGATCTGGTAGAAGCTTCTTTTACTACTTTTGGGGAGAAATTCTGTCAGCAGTTCTCGGACAGGTTGGGTAAGATTGAGACTGAGGTTACACAACTCATGACAGCTTCGGAGAGAACTGAGCAATTTGAGACAGTTGTAACCGACAGATTGGGAAAAATTGAGGCTGAGGTTACACAGCTCAGGACAACTTTAGTGGTGACTGAATTGGTGGGAAAGAGTGATCAAGCAAGCGGTCCTAGCATGACCAAAATCAACAGTGGTCCTAGCACCAGCAAAAAAGGCACTGCTCCATCAAAGAAAAAGGTAACTACTAAGAGAAAGAGTTAA